The Calonectris borealis chromosome 13, bCalBor7.hap1.2, whole genome shotgun sequence genome contains a region encoding:
- the FHL1 gene encoding four and a half LIM domains protein 1 isoform X3, whose product MSERFDCHYCRDPLQGKKYVQKEGRHCCVKCFEKFCANTCTECKKPIGADSKELHFKNRYWHDNCFRCFKCYTSLVNEPFMLRENNKVWCSNCTATEDAPRCKGCFKPIVAGDQNVEYKKMVWHKDCFTCSQCKQVIGSGSFFPKGDDFYCVSCHEHKFAKTCAKCKNPITSGGLTYQEQPWHSECFICSNCKKQLGGKRFTAVEDQFYCVECYKECVAKKCAGCKNPITAGFGRGTSVVNYEDESWHDYCFKCTKCARGLANKRFVCHNGKIYCAECPKRL is encoded by the exons ATGTCGGAGCGCTTTGACTGCCACTACTGCCGTGACCCTCTGCAAGGGAAGAAGTACGTGCAGAAGGAGGGCCGCCACTGCTGCGTCAAGTGCTTCGAGAAGTTCTGTGCCAACACCTGCACTGAGTGCAAGAAACCCATTGGAGCTGACTCCAAG GAGTTGCATTTCAAGAACCGTTACTGGCATGACAACTGCTTCCGCTGCTTCAAGTGCTATACGTCCTTGGTCAACGAGCCCTTCATGCTAAGGGAGAACAACAAGGTTTGGTGTAGCAACTGCACTGCCACTGAGGATGCACCCAGGTGTAAGGGCTGCTTCAAGCCTATTGTTGCAG GAGACCAAAATGTTGAGTACAAGAAGATGGTCTGGCATAAGGACTGTTTCACTTGCAGCCAGTGCAAGCAAGTGATTGGATCGGGAAGCTTCTTCCCCAAGGGTGATGACTTCTACTGTGTCTCCTGCCATGAGCATAAGTTTGCCAAGACCTGTGCTAAATGCAAGAAT CCCATCACTTCTGGAGGCCTCACTTACCAGGAACAGCCTTGGCATTCAGAGTGTTTCATTTGCTCCAACTGCAAGAAGCAACTGGGTGGGAAGCGCTTCACAGCTGTAGAGGATCAGTTTTACTGTGTTGAATGCTACAAGGAGTGTGTTGCCAAGAAGTGTGCTGGCTGCAAGAATCCTATTACAG CAGGATTTGGAAGAGGAACCAGTGTGGTTAACTACGAAGATGAATCCTGGCACGATTATTGTTTCAAATGCACAAAGTGTGCCCGTGGTCTGGCCAACAAGCGCTTTGTTTGCCATAATGGAAAAATTTACTGTGCTGAGTGTCCCAAACGACTGTAA
- the FHL1 gene encoding four and a half LIM domains protein 1 isoform X2 produces MAFHRHTGPGSYTVGTMSERFDCHYCRDPLQGKKYVQKEGRHCCVKCFEKFCANTCTECKKPIGADSKELHFKNRYWHDNCFRCFKCYTSLVNEPFMLRENNKVWCSNCTATEDAPRCKGCFKPIVAGDQNVEYKKMVWHKDCFTCSQCKQVIGSGSFFPKGDDFYCVSCHEHKFAKTCAKCKNPITSGGLTYQEQPWHSECFICSNCKKQLGGKRFTAVEDQFYCVECYKECVAKKCAGCKNPITGFGRGTSVVNYEDESWHDYCFKCTKCARGLANKRFVCHNGKIYCAECPKRL; encoded by the exons GGCCTGGCAGTTACACTGTGGGCACCATGTCGGAGCGCTTTGACTGCCACTACTGCCGTGACCCTCTGCAAGGGAAGAAGTACGTGCAGAAGGAGGGCCGCCACTGCTGCGTCAAGTGCTTCGAGAAGTTCTGTGCCAACACCTGCACTGAGTGCAAGAAACCCATTGGAGCTGACTCCAAG GAGTTGCATTTCAAGAACCGTTACTGGCATGACAACTGCTTCCGCTGCTTCAAGTGCTATACGTCCTTGGTCAACGAGCCCTTCATGCTAAGGGAGAACAACAAGGTTTGGTGTAGCAACTGCACTGCCACTGAGGATGCACCCAGGTGTAAGGGCTGCTTCAAGCCTATTGTTGCAG GAGACCAAAATGTTGAGTACAAGAAGATGGTCTGGCATAAGGACTGTTTCACTTGCAGCCAGTGCAAGCAAGTGATTGGATCGGGAAGCTTCTTCCCCAAGGGTGATGACTTCTACTGTGTCTCCTGCCATGAGCATAAGTTTGCCAAGACCTGTGCTAAATGCAAGAAT CCCATCACTTCTGGAGGCCTCACTTACCAGGAACAGCCTTGGCATTCAGAGTGTTTCATTTGCTCCAACTGCAAGAAGCAACTGGGTGGGAAGCGCTTCACAGCTGTAGAGGATCAGTTTTACTGTGTTGAATGCTACAAGGAGTGTGTTGCCAAGAAGTGTGCTGGCTGCAAGAATCCTATTACAG GATTTGGAAGAGGAACCAGTGTGGTTAACTACGAAGATGAATCCTGGCACGATTATTGTTTCAAATGCACAAAGTGTGCCCGTGGTCTGGCCAACAAGCGCTTTGTTTGCCATAATGGAAAAATTTACTGTGCTGAGTGTCCCAAACGACTGTAA
- the FHL1 gene encoding four and a half LIM domains protein 1 isoform X4, with translation MSERFDCHYCRDPLQGKKYVQKEGRHCCVKCFEKFCANTCTECKKPIGADSKELHFKNRYWHDNCFRCFKCYTSLVNEPFMLRENNKVWCSNCTATEDAPRCKGCFKPIVAGDQNVEYKKMVWHKDCFTCSQCKQVIGSGSFFPKGDDFYCVSCHEHKFAKTCAKCKNPITSGGLTYQEQPWHSECFICSNCKKQLGGKRFTAVEDQFYCVECYKECVAKKCAGCKNPITGFGRGTSVVNYEDESWHDYCFKCTKCARGLANKRFVCHNGKIYCAECPKRL, from the exons ATGTCGGAGCGCTTTGACTGCCACTACTGCCGTGACCCTCTGCAAGGGAAGAAGTACGTGCAGAAGGAGGGCCGCCACTGCTGCGTCAAGTGCTTCGAGAAGTTCTGTGCCAACACCTGCACTGAGTGCAAGAAACCCATTGGAGCTGACTCCAAG GAGTTGCATTTCAAGAACCGTTACTGGCATGACAACTGCTTCCGCTGCTTCAAGTGCTATACGTCCTTGGTCAACGAGCCCTTCATGCTAAGGGAGAACAACAAGGTTTGGTGTAGCAACTGCACTGCCACTGAGGATGCACCCAGGTGTAAGGGCTGCTTCAAGCCTATTGTTGCAG GAGACCAAAATGTTGAGTACAAGAAGATGGTCTGGCATAAGGACTGTTTCACTTGCAGCCAGTGCAAGCAAGTGATTGGATCGGGAAGCTTCTTCCCCAAGGGTGATGACTTCTACTGTGTCTCCTGCCATGAGCATAAGTTTGCCAAGACCTGTGCTAAATGCAAGAAT CCCATCACTTCTGGAGGCCTCACTTACCAGGAACAGCCTTGGCATTCAGAGTGTTTCATTTGCTCCAACTGCAAGAAGCAACTGGGTGGGAAGCGCTTCACAGCTGTAGAGGATCAGTTTTACTGTGTTGAATGCTACAAGGAGTGTGTTGCCAAGAAGTGTGCTGGCTGCAAGAATCCTATTACAG GATTTGGAAGAGGAACCAGTGTGGTTAACTACGAAGATGAATCCTGGCACGATTATTGTTTCAAATGCACAAAGTGTGCCCGTGGTCTGGCCAACAAGCGCTTTGTTTGCCATAATGGAAAAATTTACTGTGCTGAGTGTCCCAAACGACTGTAA
- the FHL1 gene encoding four and a half LIM domains protein 1 isoform X1 translates to MAFHRHTGPGSYTVGTMSERFDCHYCRDPLQGKKYVQKEGRHCCVKCFEKFCANTCTECKKPIGADSKELHFKNRYWHDNCFRCFKCYTSLVNEPFMLRENNKVWCSNCTATEDAPRCKGCFKPIVAGDQNVEYKKMVWHKDCFTCSQCKQVIGSGSFFPKGDDFYCVSCHEHKFAKTCAKCKNPITSGGLTYQEQPWHSECFICSNCKKQLGGKRFTAVEDQFYCVECYKECVAKKCAGCKNPITAGFGRGTSVVNYEDESWHDYCFKCTKCARGLANKRFVCHNGKIYCAECPKRL, encoded by the exons GGCCTGGCAGTTACACTGTGGGCACCATGTCGGAGCGCTTTGACTGCCACTACTGCCGTGACCCTCTGCAAGGGAAGAAGTACGTGCAGAAGGAGGGCCGCCACTGCTGCGTCAAGTGCTTCGAGAAGTTCTGTGCCAACACCTGCACTGAGTGCAAGAAACCCATTGGAGCTGACTCCAAG GAGTTGCATTTCAAGAACCGTTACTGGCATGACAACTGCTTCCGCTGCTTCAAGTGCTATACGTCCTTGGTCAACGAGCCCTTCATGCTAAGGGAGAACAACAAGGTTTGGTGTAGCAACTGCACTGCCACTGAGGATGCACCCAGGTGTAAGGGCTGCTTCAAGCCTATTGTTGCAG GAGACCAAAATGTTGAGTACAAGAAGATGGTCTGGCATAAGGACTGTTTCACTTGCAGCCAGTGCAAGCAAGTGATTGGATCGGGAAGCTTCTTCCCCAAGGGTGATGACTTCTACTGTGTCTCCTGCCATGAGCATAAGTTTGCCAAGACCTGTGCTAAATGCAAGAAT CCCATCACTTCTGGAGGCCTCACTTACCAGGAACAGCCTTGGCATTCAGAGTGTTTCATTTGCTCCAACTGCAAGAAGCAACTGGGTGGGAAGCGCTTCACAGCTGTAGAGGATCAGTTTTACTGTGTTGAATGCTACAAGGAGTGTGTTGCCAAGAAGTGTGCTGGCTGCAAGAATCCTATTACAG CAGGATTTGGAAGAGGAACCAGTGTGGTTAACTACGAAGATGAATCCTGGCACGATTATTGTTTCAAATGCACAAAGTGTGCCCGTGGTCTGGCCAACAAGCGCTTTGTTTGCCATAATGGAAAAATTTACTGTGCTGAGTGTCCCAAACGACTGTAA